Genomic DNA from Paenibacillus donghaensis:
CTGCGCAGGATTGACCGGTAAGCTTCTTTTACATAATCCTTCTCATTCATATACACACCATCCTCACGGCTAAAACCCGTTCGTTTGGTACAGCATATGATATAGAAGCCTAATCTGTGTCTTTCTTCGTCCAACGCTCGGCGTCCCTGGTGCCAAACTTATGCATCACCTTGTTATGCGCTTCCGTCAGGTCAATGCCAAGCGAATTGGCAAAACAAATGGTGATAAACAGAATATCGCCCAGTTCAAGCTCAATGGAATTGTCGGCTTCATCCGCTTTCTTCGGCTTCTCGCCGAACTGGTGGTTGACTTCACGCGCCAGCTCCCCGACTTCCTCGGACATGCGGGCCATCATGGACAGCGGACTGAAATATCCTTCCTTGAACTGCGATATATAAGCATCTACTTCGCGCTGAATGTCACTAAGGCTTTTATCCATAAAATGTTTGTTCGCCCCCTGCAAGTTCTTGCCTTCTGTTTGCCCCTATGTTATCGTAAAGACGTTTTGAAGACAAATCTTTTTTGAATTTGAGGGATTTCTATGAATTCATCCAAAATGATATCCATTGGCAAAAGCGCTGCCCCCATTATGCTCGGCACCGCAGTATACGCGTTTGGGTTGCTGTATTTCATTATTCCCAACCAACTAATGGAAGGCGGAGTAACCGGGATTACGCTGCTGCTTAATTATGCGCTTAACATTCCTGTCTTCCTGACCACCCTGCTGCTGAATCTGCCGCTCTTCTGGCTGGGCTGGAAGGTGCTTGGCGCTGGGCAGATTGCTTATACTGGCATAGGGATCGGCAGTCTGACCTTTTTTCTCTGGCTGTTCGAGCGGATGATCGCTGCCGGCTGGATCGTGCCTTTTACCACGGAGCATGATTTCATCCTGGCTGCTCTTTATGCCGGAGTCACGCTGGGACTGGGGTTGGGTATCGTCTTCCGCTTCGGGGGAACCACCGGAGGGGTCGATATTGTCGCCCGCATCCTGGGCCGGAAATTTGGCTGGAGCATGGGCCAGATTATTCTGGCTGTCGACGTCATTATTATCGGTGCATCGCTGTTTTATATCCCCAGGGAGAAAATATTGTATACACTCGTTGCCGTATTTATTGCCTCACGGGTAATCGACTTTATCCAGGAGGGGGCTTATGCCGCCAAAGCCTTTACGATTATCAGCGACGCCTCTCCGCAGATTGCCGACCTGATCACGGCCGAGATGGACCGGGGCGTGACGCTTATCCCAGCCATCGGCGCTTATTCCAAACAAGCCAAGCATATGGTCTATTGTGTCGTATCCCGTTCGGAGATCCGCCGGCTCAGCCTGCTGGTCAAATCGATCGATCCCCAGGCCTTCGTCATTATCAGTGACGTACATGACGTGCATGGTGAAGGCTTCCGGCAGACCTGAGGGCTGCCTTTCGCATTAGTAAACTACATAACTCCCGATAACGCAAAAAGAGTGCGACTGATCATCAGCCTGCACCCTTTTCTGCATTCGCCCCTAGCGAAGCAGCGGTTATGCCGCCTGTCTATACCGTCTTCCATTCTGAGTTCTCACCACGGTATTTGCGGAAGCCCGTGTACACCAGCGCGCTTATAATGAAGCCTGCCGCCAGCAGCCCCCAGATTCCATAGGACTGCGGAGAGAGCGGCAGCGACAGGGCCGGCTCATCCTTTTCCTTGCCGAACATGACCCTCGCCGCCTCCTGGCCGTACGAGACAATCTCCAGCAGCCGGGTCCGGTCCGGCTTATGGGCGGCAGCCGGAACTCCGGCAGCATAGGAGAGCCAGGTATCGAAGGCGCTTACCACCTCGGGTTTGCTCGAAATAATCACTGCAGGCCGGATATTGTCATATCGGCTCTGCAGCCGTTCCAGCGCCGCCTTCCAGCCCTCCTGATCACCCGCTGCCGCGCTCTGCTCCATCTTGCCCAGATCCTCACGCACCAGCTTGTAATATTGCTGCCACATCGGCTGCCCCGGATGATTCAGGCTGTTGGCCGCCAGCCGCAGCTTAGCTGCAGCCGCCTCCGAGCGCTCCTTGGAGAACTGGACGCTGGCCACCTCAGCCTTCAGATCCATAATTACGGCTGACAACGCATGAATGCCCTCCACAGACGTCATTCCCTCGAACGAGGAAGAGACGACAATCTGTGAGATCTTGTCGCTCTCCTGCCTGATCTTGGCCAGGTCGCCTGCCAGCACATAATCATACAGTGCTTCAGCCGCCTGCTCCAAGCGCTGAGCCCCGCTGCTGCCTCCGATCACCGCCGGTTCACTTCCGGAAGCTGCGGCTTCTGCATCTTGCGAAACAGAGGCCGCAGCATGGCCCGTACCGGCCAGCAGCCAGAGAAGCAGCAGCCCCATCCACCAATAAGTTCTCCTGCCCGGCATGAGACATCCCCTCCTACCTTAAATCTATGGCGGGGGGACAAGGGATAGAACCTGCCTAAGGCCTGCTGCTCCGGTAAGGCAGCCGCGAATGAACCGGCTTGTATCTGCCGCTGAACACCCAGGCCAGCCCGGTGCTGAAGGCTGTAAGTAGAAGAGTCAAATATTGCACCTGTACCACGTCGTCATCCAGCACACCGGGCAGCCAAGGATAGACGCCGAAGGAGTAATCGATAAAATCATTGGCTAAGGTCCAGAACAGGGCCAGCGGCAGCATTCTGCGGTAAGCGAAGAAACGTGCGTACAGCAACGCCTCGACCGCCATCCCCGTATGGGAGACGACCAGCATCCAATCCTTCCAGTTCAGCACATCTCCCTGGGCAGCGCCGGCAAAAATAATACCCACCGCCCAGATCCCGTATTTGACAGAGGTGAGCACAGCCAGCGCTTCGACCAGCTCACGGATCACCGTTCCTGCAATACTCTTCGGCGGATAGAGCAGCAGCAGCAGCGCCAGAGTAAAGAACAGGCTTGCCGTTGGACTATCCGGAACAAAAGGCAGCAGCCAGAGCGGAGAGCTGGCCGCCGTTGCCTCCATCTGATCGCCGTACCATATATAGCCATAGATGGTGCCGAGGAGATTGACGATAAACAACAGCCAAATGATTCCCCGGTTTTTAAACAGTTTCTCAAACCAATGAACTGCCATTTCTTAATTTTGACCTCCCGAATTTGCAGGCTTGTCCTGCGCACAGGCAAAAACCTGACCGCAGGCACGATCAGGTTTGCGTTAACATCATTTTACTGTTGACTTTTTTGTTTGGCAAGCCAGCCTGCAAGACTGTCGATGTCCTGCTCTGTGAGACCCGCGCCCAGGGCCGTCTCCTGCATAGGGGGCATCTGTCCCTGCCCCTCTTTAATTATAGTAAGAATGGCCGCCTTGTCATGGGTATCACCCACACCGCGCAGCGAAGGAGCACCTCCGGCTCCTTTCATATCGGCAGCATGGCAGGCGATGCAGGTCGCCTGCTTGAACAGTGCCATCGCCGGATCATCCTTATCAACAATGGCAATTTCTTTGGTCTGTATAGCACTGGTAGTGGGCAAACCCTTGGCACGTTTCTCCGCCGCCTGCTCCTCACGCTGCACATCCTCCGGAATCTGGTTGGTCTCGGCCATTTCATGCTTGTATTCCGTCCAGGCAGTGTTGGTCAGATACACAATGGCCGCCAGTGACAGGAACATCAGCGAGGAGGCAATGGGCCTGCGGTAGAAGCGGCGTTCTTTGCCCGTATCGAGGAAGGGGGCAAGCAGCAGCGCTCCGAAAGCGACACCGGTTACGCCAAGTGTGCCGAGCACGATATAATCACCAGAAGCATACGGGAGCTTCAGGTATTGGTAGAGAAACAGAAAATACCAGTCCGGAATAGGAATGACCGTGGCACTGGGATTAGCCGGGAATCCGAGCGGAGCCGCTTCGGAAATCGTCAGCACCAGGATTCCAACCAGCACAACTACACCGACCATCCACTCTTTTAATAGAAAGTTGGGGATAAAAGCCTCCGATTTGCCGGGATACGCCGAATAATCGGGCGGTGAGATAAAGCCGCTGCCCCGGCGGACCCTGGAGTCCCCGACATAGACGATTTTTTCCTTGGAGTTATCTCCCTTTCCATGCGCCATCCGATTTCCTCCTCCTTCGCCTGAGCCCTGTTTAGAGCGGCCCCGATATTCCCTGCTTGCGGATCATCACAAAGTGTCCAACCAGCAGAATCAGCAGCACCGCAGGCAGGAAAAACACATGCAGCGCAAAAAACCGGGTCAACGTCTGCGCACCCACGATACCGCCGCCCTGCATCAGCTCCTTCAGCACCGGTCCCATCACCGGCACGGAGTTGGCAATTTCCAGCGTAACCTTGGTGGCGAAATAGGCCTTGTTGTCCCACGGCAGCAGATATCCGGTCAGGCCAAGACCCAGCATAACGAAAAAGATCAGCATACCCACTACCCAGTTCATCTCGCGCGGCGCCTTGTAGGAGCCGGTGAAGAACACCCGCATCGTATGCAGGAACATCATCACAATGACCAGGCTGGCGCCCCAGTGATGCATACCGCGCACTATTTTGCCGGAGGCTACCTTGGTCTGCAGATATTCCACGCTGGCATACGCATTGATAATATCCGGCACATAATACATGGTCAGGAACATGCCCGACAGAATCTGAATAACGGTGATGAAGAAGGTGAGGCCGCCAAAGCAATACACAAAAGCTGAGAAGTGATGGGCAGGGTTGACATGCTCCGGGACCTCATGGTCGGCAACATCTCTCCAGATCGGCGTAATGTCCAGACGTTCATCAATCCAGTTGTAGACATTCTTAAACATCGGAATCTACGCCTCCTTCCTGGCTACTGTGTTGGGAATAATATCGCCCAGCAGTACCCAGCCATTTTCAATTTTCGTTTTGTACTGGTCAAGCGGCTTCGGCGACACAATCAGATTCTTGCCCAGCTTGGTATACCTGGCTCCGTGGCAGGGACAATGGTATTCATCAGGATAAGCCTTATTATTATTCCAGCCAACGGTGCATCCGAGGTGTTTGCAGATCGGTGAAAGCGCATAAATATCTCCATTCGCCTCTTTGCGGATCCATGCGGTCAGCGTTGCTGTACTGGCATACCATCCGTCTTGCTGGTGCAGCTCAAAGGTAAACTCCTGCGGCTCTTCGGTAATTTGGCCGGCCTCCGCTACCTTGATAAATTCACCGGCGCCTTTTTTATGTAGAATCGGGTCCACGGCGAAATGGATCATCGGTAGAAGAGCACCCATACCCATGAAGGCTGAAGCTCCCCCGAGTGTGTACGTTAGGAATTGGCGGCGCGACATCTCATTACGGCTGGGCGGCTGGGCTTCAGACCCAAGCTCATGTGGCTCATTTTGGCTGCTCATACTGCAAATAACCCCCTCAATCAAGATACAAGATCAGATACAAGATAAAGGAAACAATCTTAATAATGACCAGTCAGAGATGAAGCGGCATTTCCATAACATCCAAGTGTGAGTCAACCCACACGACACTTCAATTAATCTAATCATAGCTTAGCTGTCACAAAACCGTCAAGAATATTGTCTAAATTGTGACAGACTAAAATGAGCGACAATCAATAAATTGTTGCTTTTTCGTCACATTCACCACCGTTTCAGCTCTGCCACATCTCTTGGATCCGGCGGCCGATTTCCAGATTCAATTCACTTTTTGTAACATGATCAAATGCAGTCAGGCTAAGGACTAAATCGCTTTCATAAATATCTGTTGTAGAGAGGGGAATATCCGCACTGGCCATCACAGCGTACTGGAAGTAACTGGATTTGACTTTCCGGCAAATATCATTAATATATTCGCTTCCCGCGGTCCCTGCTCGGTATTGCACTGCCGGATACACAACGATTCGTCCTCTGTATGGCCGTTCAATTCGATCCAGGAAATCTCGCAGTCGCTCCAGCGCTTCAATGGTGTCTACAGGATCTTCTGCTCCACTAAGTCCGGTTACCGGAATAAGACAGGTATCGTAATACCTGCCATTCTCTTCCCAGCTCTGCCTGTCAAAATCACTAAATTTCATTTGAGACCTCCCCCTTTTTACTAGCTTGCAGTTATGATAACTCCAATTATAACGCAAAGAAGCTCCCCCGTAAGCCTTACAGCTCGCGGGTCCCCACACGCAAAGAAAACAGGAAGCCCCTATAGGTCCTCCTGCCTTGTTCAACCACTACAAACCGCATTCTTTAGGCTAAACTCTTCAGTTCTTCTGTATATTTCCGGAAAGCCGACTCATCTCCGGCAGCCAGCGCCGTGTCGATCTCCCGGTACAAGATGTCAGTGCGGCGCTTCCGTAGCGCCTCATCCCACACCATTTCTGCCGCAAGTCCTAGCATCACTTCATAGGTAGCTTTCATTTTGTCCATTCGATACACCTCCGCTGATTACTGTTTAAGAGATTCCGAACTCTTGGGCCTTGATAACATAACTTTCAGTAGTACGTGCCATCCGCAACAGGTCCTTGTCGGTCAATTCCCGGACCACTTTAGCCGGTGAACCCAGAGAAAGTGTATACGGGGGGATGATGGCGTTCTCGGTTATAAGCGCTCCGGCTCCTATTAAAGCATATTCACCAATCTCTGCACCGTTCAGAACAATGGCCCCCATTCCAACTAATGTGCCTTTGCCTATCCTGCAGCCATGGATAATGGCGGAATGGCCGATGGTAATATCATCCTCCAGCACAAGCGGCAGTCCTTCTGCCACATGGCCCACTGCGACATCCTGAATATTGCAGCGTTCCCCAATGATTACAGGTGCCAGGTCTCCCCGGAGTACGGCATTAAACCAGATACTCGAGTGCCGGCCCATTCTGACATCACCCACCAGCTTCGCTCCTTGCGCCACGTAGACGCCATCGGCAATCTGCGGTATGTAATCCCCATAAGCGATCTGCATGCTTCCCCTCCCTTACTGCTGAAGCTGCTTCGGCACAGCTGCACCCATTCCCCAAGGTGTCATTTGGATGACCGGCCCTTCCGGGCTTTCACCCCAGCGGATCATTCCCAGGTGCAGCATCATCCGCAGAATACGACCTTCCAGAATTGCAGCTGCATCATCGTAATAAAAAGGTTTAATCAGCCAGCTGATTCCCTCCACAATGGAGGATACGCTCACCCAATCGCCTGCACTGAGGCTTATCCAATAGACAAGCGATGGCAGATTGGGAATAGCACCTTTATACAGTCTTAACCAAAATAAGAACAACTGTACCATCGTTTCTGTTTTACCCGCATTAAGCAGCCCTTCTCCTGCCGCAGACAGACGCAGCCGGAAGCTTTCTTCTGTGAGCCAGCGCCGGTGGCGGGCATAATCGAACAGCAGGGACAGACGTGGCGGGTAATGCTCTCCGGCCCTCCCGTATCCGAATCTCCAGCCGCCTTTACCCAGCAGTTCCTCCGGGATATGCACAGCATTCATCAGCGCCTGCTGATAACGTTTGTACAATGCGCCTTCTTGATTAAGCTCCGGCTCATTGTCCTTGATATAACGCAGCAGCAGCAGCAGATCCCCTGCCAACAGATCCCCTTCACTGCGGTAAACTGCAGGTTCTCCGCTTACCGTTACCCGGCCCTTAATATGTTCGCCCATCATTTGGCGGAAACGTTCCTTCAGATCACTGGGGACCTGGAACAGATACCTCGTCTGCTGGGTGTTGCCGCTGAAGAGCCAGCCCGCGCTTTTGAACCGTGCGACCATCTCTCGGACTCCCCCAGACTTGCCGTCAGGAGTATCGAAGGAGGCCTGCCTCGCTGCTGCCAGCAGAT
This window encodes:
- a CDS encoding nucleotide pyrophosphohydrolase, with protein sequence MDKSLSDIQREVDAYISQFKEGYFSPLSMMARMSEEVGELAREVNHQFGEKPKKADEADNSIELELGDILFITICFANSLGIDLTEAHNKVMHKFGTRDAERWTKKDTD
- a CDS encoding YitT family protein — encoded protein: MNSSKMISIGKSAAPIMLGTAVYAFGLLYFIIPNQLMEGGVTGITLLLNYALNIPVFLTTLLLNLPLFWLGWKVLGAGQIAYTGIGIGSLTFFLWLFERMIAAGWIVPFTTEHDFILAALYAGVTLGLGLGIVFRFGGTTGGVDIVARILGRKFGWSMGQIILAVDVIIIGASLFYIPREKILYTLVAVFIASRVIDFIQEGAYAAKAFTIISDASPQIADLITAEMDRGVTLIPAIGAYSKQAKHMVYCVVSRSEIRRLSLLVKSIDPQAFVIISDVHDVHGEGFRQT
- a CDS encoding sporulation protein YpjB; protein product: MPGRRTYWWMGLLLLWLLAGTGHAAASVSQDAEAAASGSEPAVIGGSSGAQRLEQAAEALYDYVLAGDLAKIRQESDKISQIVVSSSFEGMTSVEGIHALSAVIMDLKAEVASVQFSKERSEAAAAKLRLAANSLNHPGQPMWQQYYKLVREDLGKMEQSAAAGDQEGWKAALERLQSRYDNIRPAVIISSKPEVVSAFDTWLSYAAGVPAAAHKPDRTRLLEIVSYGQEAARVMFGKEKDEPALSLPLSPQSYGIWGLLAAGFIISALVYTGFRKYRGENSEWKTV
- a CDS encoding DUF1405 domain-containing protein, coding for MAVHWFEKLFKNRGIIWLLFIVNLLGTIYGYIWYGDQMEATAASSPLWLLPFVPDSPTASLFFTLALLLLLYPPKSIAGTVIRELVEALAVLTSVKYGIWAVGIIFAGAAQGDVLNWKDWMLVVSHTGMAVEALLYARFFAYRRMLPLALFWTLANDFIDYSFGVYPWLPGVLDDDVVQVQYLTLLLTAFSTGLAWVFSGRYKPVHSRLPYRSSRP
- a CDS encoding menaquinol-cytochrome c reductase cytochrome b/c subunit — translated: MAHGKGDNSKEKIVYVGDSRVRRGSGFISPPDYSAYPGKSEAFIPNFLLKEWMVGVVVLVGILVLTISEAAPLGFPANPSATVIPIPDWYFLFLYQYLKLPYASGDYIVLGTLGVTGVAFGALLLAPFLDTGKERRFYRRPIASSLMFLSLAAIVYLTNTAWTEYKHEMAETNQIPEDVQREEQAAEKRAKGLPTTSAIQTKEIAIVDKDDPAMALFKQATCIACHAADMKGAGGAPSLRGVGDTHDKAAILTIIKEGQGQMPPMQETALGAGLTEQDIDSLAGWLAKQKSQQ
- the qcrB gene encoding menaquinol-cytochrome c reductase cytochrome b subunit → MFKNVYNWIDERLDITPIWRDVADHEVPEHVNPAHHFSAFVYCFGGLTFFITVIQILSGMFLTMYYVPDIINAYASVEYLQTKVASGKIVRGMHHWGASLVIVMMFLHTMRVFFTGSYKAPREMNWVVGMLIFFVMLGLGLTGYLLPWDNKAYFATKVTLEIANSVPVMGPVLKELMQGGGIVGAQTLTRFFALHVFFLPAVLLILLVGHFVMIRKQGISGPL
- a CDS encoding ubiquinol-cytochrome c reductase iron-sulfur subunit, whose amino-acid sequence is MSSQNEPHELGSEAQPPSRNEMSRRQFLTYTLGGASAFMGMGALLPMIHFAVDPILHKKGAGEFIKVAEAGQITEEPQEFTFELHQQDGWYASTATLTAWIRKEANGDIYALSPICKHLGCTVGWNNNKAYPDEYHCPCHGARYTKLGKNLIVSPKPLDQYKTKIENGWVLLGDIIPNTVARKEA
- a CDS encoding DUF2487 family protein yields the protein MKFSDFDRQSWEENGRYYDTCLIPVTGLSGAEDPVDTIEALERLRDFLDRIERPYRGRIVVYPAVQYRAGTAGSEYINDICRKVKSSYFQYAVMASADIPLSTTDIYESDLVLSLTAFDHVTKSELNLEIGRRIQEMWQS
- a CDS encoding IDEAL domain-containing protein; this translates as MDKMKATYEVMLGLAAEMVWDEALRKRRTDILYREIDTALAAGDESAFRKYTEELKSLA
- a CDS encoding gamma carbonic anhydrase family protein gives rise to the protein MQIAYGDYIPQIADGVYVAQGAKLVGDVRMGRHSSIWFNAVLRGDLAPVIIGERCNIQDVAVGHVAEGLPLVLEDDITIGHSAIIHGCRIGKGTLVGMGAIVLNGAEIGEYALIGAGALITENAIIPPYTLSLGSPAKVVRELTDKDLLRMARTTESYVIKAQEFGIS